One window from the genome of Candidatus Krumholzibacteriia bacterium encodes:
- the fabF gene encoding beta-ketoacyl-ACP synthase II: protein MLQRRVVITGMGAVSPVGIGVPTMWDSLVAGRSGAGTITQFDPAEHRTKIACEVTDFVIEEHLDPKEAKRMDRFTQFAMVAANEAMADSGLPKDDPDRIGVIIGSGIGGMVVYEEQHTILMKKGPRRVSPFFVPMMIGDMAAGLVSIEHGLRGPNYCTVSACASGAHAIADAALLIANGLADAMVCGGTESTITQMTIAGFANMKAMSTRNDEPELASRPFDAQRDGFVIGEGAGILVVEDEERARARGANIVAEVAGFGLTGDAHHMTAPHPEGEGAVRAMRGALDMAELDPTAIEYINAHGTSTPLNDKGEVQAVKQVFGDHAHRLRMGSTKSMTGHLLGAAGGLETVISALAIDRGVIPPTINLTDADPECDLDHVPNEAVEARLDTALSNSFGFGGHNVALILRRYVP, encoded by the coding sequence GTGCTGCAACGACGTGTGGTGATCACAGGAATGGGGGCGGTGAGCCCGGTCGGCATCGGGGTTCCCACGATGTGGGACTCTCTCGTGGCGGGTCGCTCCGGGGCCGGCACCATCACCCAGTTCGATCCGGCCGAGCACCGGACGAAGATCGCGTGCGAGGTGACGGACTTCGTGATCGAGGAGCACCTCGATCCGAAGGAAGCGAAGCGCATGGATCGCTTCACCCAGTTCGCGATGGTCGCCGCCAACGAGGCGATGGCCGACAGCGGCCTGCCCAAGGACGATCCCGACCGGATCGGCGTGATCATCGGTTCCGGGATCGGCGGCATGGTGGTCTACGAGGAACAGCACACGATCCTCATGAAGAAGGGCCCCCGGCGGGTGAGTCCCTTCTTCGTGCCGATGATGATCGGCGACATGGCCGCCGGTCTGGTGTCCATCGAGCACGGTCTCCGCGGCCCGAACTACTGCACGGTCTCGGCCTGCGCGTCCGGGGCCCACGCCATCGCCGATGCGGCGCTGTTGATCGCCAACGGCCTCGCCGACGCCATGGTCTGCGGGGGGACGGAGTCGACGATCACTCAGATGACGATCGCCGGCTTCGCGAACATGAAGGCCATGTCGACCCGCAACGACGAGCCCGAACTCGCCAGCCGGCCCTTCGACGCGCAACGCGATGGCTTCGTGATCGGCGAGGGCGCCGGCATCCTCGTGGTCGAGGACGAGGAGCGCGCCCGGGCCCGAGGGGCGAACATCGTCGCCGAGGTCGCAGGTTTCGGTCTGACGGGGGATGCACACCACATGACCGCCCCGCACCCCGAAGGTGAGGGCGCCGTCCGCGCCATGCGGGGAGCGTTGGACATGGCCGAACTCGACCCGACGGCGATCGAATACATCAACGCCCACGGCACCTCCACGCCCTTGAACGACAAGGGGGAGGTCCAGGCGGTCAAACAGGTCTTCGGAGACCACGCGCACCGTCTGCGGATGGGGTCGACCAAGTCGATGACCGGTCACCTGCTCGGTGCAGCGGGAGGGCTGGAGACGGTCATCTCGGCCCTGGCGATCGACCGTGGCGTGATCCCGCCGACGATCAATCTCACCGATGCCGATCCGGAGTGCGATCTGGATCACGTGCCGAACGAGGCGGTCGAGGCGCGGCTCGACACGGCACTCAGCAACAGTTTCGGTTTCGGGGGGCACAACGTGGCATTGATCCTGCGCCGGTACGTCCCCTGA
- the rnc gene encoding ribonuclease III, with product MLDRVARWVRMRLLGRPAEVDAEIPGGEQLESKLRYRFEDPTLLRQALTHRSHAHVTGHERIESNERLEFLGDSVLGMIVNEFLYHQFTGKEEGDLTKIKSLLVCGATLAKVGERLGLGEHLLLSRSEAGTGGRRRESILADATEAIIGALYLDGGLDRARHFVARNILVNVEATLQERVHRNYKSQLQEKLQARYKVPPRYKVSFTTGPDHARRFTVKVTLKGTVLGVGSGTSKKQAEQRAAESALARIDELHAAGELPEE from the coding sequence GTGCTCGACCGCGTAGCCCGCTGGGTCCGGATGCGGCTGTTGGGCCGACCTGCCGAGGTCGACGCCGAGATCCCGGGCGGGGAACAGCTCGAGTCGAAACTGCGGTACCGCTTCGAAGACCCGACTCTGCTCCGCCAGGCGCTGACGCACCGTAGCCACGCCCACGTGACCGGCCACGAACGGATCGAGAGCAACGAGCGCCTGGAGTTCCTGGGCGACTCGGTTCTCGGGATGATCGTCAACGAGTTCCTCTACCACCAGTTCACCGGCAAGGAGGAGGGCGATCTCACGAAGATAAAGTCCTTGCTGGTCTGCGGCGCGACCCTGGCGAAGGTCGGAGAGAGGCTCGGGCTGGGCGAGCACCTGCTGCTGTCCCGGAGCGAGGCCGGCACGGGGGGGCGGCGTCGCGAGTCGATCCTTGCCGATGCCACCGAGGCGATCATCGGCGCGCTCTACCTCGACGGAGGCCTCGATCGTGCCCGGCACTTCGTGGCGCGCAACATCCTGGTCAATGTCGAGGCCACGCTGCAGGAGCGGGTCCATCGGAACTACAAGAGCCAGCTGCAGGAGAAGCTCCAGGCGCGCTACAAGGTTCCCCCGCGGTACAAGGTGAGCTTCACCACGGGCCCCGATCACGCGCGACGATTCACGGTGAAGGTCACGCTGAAGGGGACCGTCCTGGGCGTGGGGTCGGGCACGAGCAAGAAACAGGCGGAGCAGAGGGCAGCCGAGAGCGCGCTGGCGCGGATCGACGAGCTCCATGCGGCCGGCGAACTGCCCGAGGAGTGA